One segment of Marinobacter sediminum DNA contains the following:
- a CDS encoding 2-oxoglutarate dehydrogenase E1 component produces the protein MHESIMEQLWQTSHLQGGNLAYVEQLFETYLKDPNAVPEEWRSYFDKLPSVDGYQGRDIVHSSIREQFEHISRNQRFLATSGVPASATSDADKKQIRVLQLINAYRFRGHQEAKLDPLGVWQRPEVEDLNPAFHELSDTDRDLEFQTGSLNFGSETMKLGDIVEGLRQTYCQSIGAEYMHVVDTRIKRWFQQRMEPVRSKPDYEAKTRKHIFERLTAAEGLEKYLGSRYPGVKRFGLEGAESLIPCLDELIQRAGSYGAKEIVLGMAHRGRLNVLVNTLGKNPKELFDEFEGKKLADSGSGDVKYHQGFSSNIMTPGGEIHLAMAFNPSHLEIVSPVVEGSVRARQTRRSDSDGTQVVPIIMHGDAAFAGQGVVMETFQMSQTRGYGVGGTIHIVINNQVGFTTSKQEDARSTEYCTDVAKMIQAPILHVNADDPDAVMFATQMAMDYRNEFKNDVVIDLVCYRRRGHNEADEPAATQPVMYEKIRKLKTTRNIYAEQLVAAGVLSEEDAKQVENDYRDALDNGEHVVKSLVKEPNKDLYVDWTPYLGHEWTAKCKSSVALKTIQRLGKKLTQVPEGFSIQRQVSKIVTDREKMTAGALSINWGYGEVMAYATLLDEGHPIRLTGQDVGRGTFSHRHAVLHNQKDGSTHIALESLSEDQPQFEIYDSLLSEEAVMAFEYGYSTTSPKGLVVWEAQFGDFANGAQVVIDQFLTSGEHKWGRLCGLTLLLPHGYEGQGPEHSSARLERFLQLSAEHNIQVCVPTTPSQVFHMLRRQVKRPLRKPLVAITPKSLLRHKEATSDLEDLTSGTFKTVLPEKEPSDPKKVTRLIMCSGKVYFDLLEKKKADERDDVVIFRIEQLYPFPADDLDEMLGQYPKLKHVVWCQEEPMNQGAWYCSQHHMRNALLRLNPKLYLQYAGRDASAAPACGHMSVHIEEQKKLVNDAFEI, from the coding sequence ATGCACGAAAGCATCATGGAGCAGTTATGGCAGACTTCCCACCTGCAAGGTGGCAATCTGGCCTATGTTGAACAGCTTTTTGAAACCTACCTGAAAGATCCTAATGCCGTTCCCGAGGAATGGCGCAGCTACTTCGACAAGCTTCCGAGTGTCGATGGCTATCAAGGTCGTGACATTGTTCACTCGTCCATCCGTGAACAGTTCGAGCATATCTCCCGTAATCAGCGCTTTCTTGCCACCAGCGGCGTACCTGCCAGTGCCACGAGTGACGCTGACAAGAAGCAGATTCGCGTTCTCCAGCTGATCAATGCTTATCGTTTCCGTGGCCACCAGGAAGCCAAGCTGGACCCACTCGGCGTTTGGCAGCGTCCTGAGGTAGAAGACCTTAATCCGGCCTTCCACGAGCTGTCCGACACGGATCGTGATCTCGAATTCCAGACGGGTTCCCTGAATTTTGGTTCCGAGACAATGAAACTCGGAGACATCGTAGAGGGGCTGCGTCAAACCTACTGCCAGAGTATTGGCGCCGAGTACATGCATGTCGTCGATACGCGCATCAAGCGCTGGTTTCAGCAGCGTATGGAGCCGGTTCGCTCAAAACCCGATTACGAAGCGAAGACGCGCAAGCATATCTTTGAGCGTCTTACCGCTGCCGAAGGTCTGGAAAAGTATCTGGGTTCCCGTTACCCGGGCGTTAAGCGTTTCGGCCTGGAAGGTGCTGAAAGTCTTATCCCGTGCCTGGATGAGTTGATTCAGCGGGCAGGCTCTTACGGCGCGAAAGAGATTGTTCTGGGTATGGCACACCGTGGCCGCCTGAACGTTCTGGTCAATACCCTCGGCAAGAACCCCAAAGAGCTGTTTGACGAGTTCGAAGGCAAAAAGCTGGCGGATTCCGGCTCCGGGGATGTGAAGTACCACCAGGGCTTCTCTTCGAACATTATGACGCCCGGTGGTGAAATTCACCTGGCAATGGCGTTTAATCCGTCTCACCTGGAAATTGTGTCGCCGGTGGTTGAGGGTTCCGTGCGTGCCCGCCAGACCCGCCGTAGTGATTCCGATGGCACTCAGGTTGTTCCTATTATCATGCATGGTGATGCGGCGTTCGCCGGCCAGGGTGTGGTAATGGAGACGTTCCAGATGTCCCAGACTCGGGGCTATGGGGTTGGCGGTACCATCCATATCGTTATAAACAACCAGGTCGGCTTTACTACGAGCAAGCAGGAAGACGCGCGGTCTACGGAGTACTGTACCGACGTTGCCAAGATGATTCAGGCTCCAATCCTGCACGTTAATGCCGATGACCCGGACGCGGTCATGTTTGCCACTCAAATGGCGATGGATTATCGCAACGAGTTCAAGAATGACGTGGTCATCGACCTTGTTTGTTACCGTCGTCGCGGGCACAACGAGGCAGATGAACCGGCAGCCACTCAGCCGGTTATGTACGAAAAGATTCGTAAGCTGAAGACCACCCGCAATATTTATGCGGAGCAACTGGTTGCCGCAGGCGTGCTGTCCGAGGAAGACGCCAAACAGGTCGAGAACGACTACCGTGACGCGCTGGATAACGGCGAGCACGTGGTCAAGTCCCTGGTCAAGGAGCCCAATAAGGACCTTTACGTTGACTGGACGCCGTATCTTGGGCACGAGTGGACAGCCAAGTGTAAGTCCAGCGTGGCTCTGAAAACCATTCAGAGGTTGGGCAAGAAGCTGACTCAGGTGCCTGAAGGATTCAGTATCCAGCGCCAGGTTTCAAAGATTGTCACCGATCGTGAAAAAATGACGGCCGGGGCCCTCTCCATCAATTGGGGCTATGGCGAAGTCATGGCCTACGCAACGCTTCTGGATGAGGGGCATCCGATCCGGCTTACCGGACAGGACGTTGGCCGTGGTACGTTCTCGCACCGGCACGCAGTGCTTCACAATCAGAAGGACGGCTCCACCCATATCGCCCTTGAAAGCCTTTCGGAGGATCAGCCGCAGTTTGAAATATACGACTCGCTGCTGTCTGAAGAGGCGGTCATGGCGTTTGAATACGGGTACTCCACCACGTCGCCGAAGGGATTAGTGGTCTGGGAAGCACAGTTTGGTGACTTCGCCAACGGCGCCCAGGTCGTCATTGACCAGTTCCTCACCAGTGGTGAGCACAAGTGGGGCCGCCTTTGCGGACTGACACTGCTTCTGCCGCACGGCTATGAAGGCCAGGGGCCCGAGCACAGTTCGGCGCGTCTCGAGCGGTTCCTGCAGCTGTCTGCAGAGCATAATATTCAGGTCTGTGTGCCTACTACGCCGTCGCAGGTATTCCACATGCTGCGTCGTCAGGTAAAGCGCCCGCTGCGCAAGCCGTTGGTGGCTATTACACCGAAGAGTCTGTTACGCCACAAGGAAGCAACCTCTGATCTGGAGGATCTGACTTCAGGCACCTTCAAGACGGTGCTTCCTGAGAAGGAGCCTTCTGATCCCAAGAAGGTGACGCGCCTGATTATGTGCAGCGGCAAGGTGTACTTCGACTTGCTGGAAAAGAAGAAGGCTGATGAGCGTGACGATGTGGTCATTTTCCGCATTGAGCAGCTGTATCCGTTCCCTGCGGACGATCTGGACGAAATGCTTGGCCAGTATCCCAAGCTCAAGCATGTTGTCTGGTGCCAGGAAGAACCGATGAACCAGGGCGCCTGGTATTGCAGTCAGCATCACATGCGAAATGCACTGCTTCGCCTGAACCCCAAGCTGTATCTTCAGTACGCCGGTCGAGATGCATCCGCTGCTCCTGCTTGTGGACACATGTCTGTCCACATTGAAGAGCAGAAGAAACTGGTCAACGACGCGTTCGAAATCTGA
- a CDS encoding succinate dehydrogenase iron-sulfur subunit — MLVSLYRYNPETDNAPYMQDVDVELPAGKDLMVLDVLNLMKERDPSVSYRRSCREGVCGSDGMNMNGKNGLACITPVSQVVKGDKLVLRPLPGLPVIRDLVVDMGQFYKQYEKVMPYLVNNNPAPAIERLQSPEDREKLDGLYECILCACCSTSCPSFWWNPDKFIGPAGLLQAYRFLADSRDTAQAERLANLDDPFSVFRCRGIMNCVSVCPKGLNPTRAIGHIRNLLLQRAT, encoded by the coding sequence ATGTTGGTAAGCCTTTACCGTTATAACCCGGAAACCGATAACGCCCCTTATATGCAGGACGTTGATGTCGAGCTTCCGGCGGGCAAGGACCTTATGGTTCTTGACGTTCTGAATCTGATGAAGGAAAGGGATCCTTCCGTTTCCTATCGCCGTTCCTGTCGTGAGGGCGTTTGTGGCTCTGATGGCATGAACATGAATGGCAAAAATGGCCTGGCCTGTATCACGCCGGTTTCCCAGGTGGTAAAGGGCGACAAGCTCGTTCTGCGCCCGCTGCCTGGGTTGCCCGTAATTCGCGACCTTGTTGTCGATATGGGGCAGTTCTACAAGCAGTACGAAAAAGTCATGCCGTACCTTGTGAACAACAACCCGGCTCCGGCAATTGAGCGCCTGCAGTCACCAGAGGATCGGGAAAAGCTGGACGGTCTGTACGAGTGTATTCTTTGTGCCTGCTGCTCCACGTCGTGCCCGTCATTCTGGTGGAATCCGGACAAGTTCATCGGACCTGCCGGTCTGCTTCAGGCTTACCGCTTCCTGGCTGACAGTCGCGATACAGCCCAGGCAGAGCGTCTCGCCAATCTGGATGATCCGTTCAGTGTCTTCCGGTGCCGGGGCATCATGAACTGTGTCAGCGTCTGCCCGAAAGGTCTTAACCCCACAAGGGCAATTGGCCACATCCGGAATCTTCTGTTGCAAAGGGCGACTTAA
- the sdhA gene encoding succinate dehydrogenase flavoprotein subunit, translated as MSNIKTMSFDAIVIGGGGAGMRAALQLTESGVNTACITKVFPTRSHTVSAQGGITCAIASADPNDDWRWHMYDTVKGSDYIADQDAVEYMCSVGPQAVFELEHMGLPFSRTEQGRIYQRPFGGQSKGPDNPTQAARTCAAADRTGHALLHTLYQANLKGGTTFLNEWYAVDLVKNSKDEVVGVVAIEIETGEVAYIKCKATVLATGGAGRIYASTTNALINTGDGIGMALRAGFPMQDMEMWQFHPTGIYGAGTLVTEGCRGEGGYLINAEGERFMERYAPNAKDLAGRDVVARAMVVEILEGRGCGPDKDHVLLKLDHLGEETLNLRLPGICELSRTFAHVDPVKEPVPVVPTCHYMMGGVPTNVGGQALTQDENGNDKPIPGLFACGEAACVSVHGANRLGGNSLLDLVVFGRAAGLHIEEQLRGGFEVDGASEEDIKRAMARLDRLDGASEGESVAEVRKDLQNCMQLYFGVFRDGKSMEEGLKKLEAIGERVRNTKLADTSSAFNTARIEALELDNLYEVALATAIAAFERKESRGAHARNDFTERDDENWLKHSLYFPLDKRIGKRDVNFAPKTVDTFQPKIRTY; from the coding sequence ATGTCTAACATCAAGACCATGTCTTTCGACGCGATTGTTATCGGTGGGGGCGGTGCCGGTATGCGGGCGGCCCTGCAGCTGACCGAATCCGGCGTCAACACGGCGTGTATCACGAAAGTATTTCCGACCCGTTCGCATACGGTATCTGCTCAGGGCGGAATCACCTGCGCCATTGCAAGTGCCGATCCCAACGATGACTGGCGCTGGCACATGTATGACACCGTCAAGGGGTCGGACTATATCGCCGATCAGGACGCTGTTGAGTACATGTGTTCCGTTGGTCCTCAGGCTGTTTTTGAGCTTGAGCACATGGGGCTGCCGTTCTCTCGTACCGAACAGGGTCGGATCTATCAGCGCCCATTCGGCGGGCAGTCCAAGGGTCCGGATAATCCGACTCAGGCAGCGCGCACCTGTGCCGCGGCTGACCGAACGGGCCATGCACTTCTTCACACCCTTTATCAGGCAAACCTCAAGGGTGGTACCACGTTCCTGAACGAGTGGTATGCGGTCGATCTGGTCAAGAACAGCAAAGACGAGGTTGTTGGTGTTGTAGCGATTGAAATTGAAACCGGTGAAGTGGCTTACATCAAGTGTAAGGCGACTGTATTGGCAACCGGTGGTGCTGGTCGTATTTACGCTTCGACAACGAATGCCCTGATCAACACCGGTGACGGTATCGGCATGGCGCTGCGCGCTGGTTTCCCGATGCAGGACATGGAAATGTGGCAGTTCCACCCGACCGGGATTTACGGCGCCGGTACGCTGGTAACCGAAGGTTGTCGGGGTGAGGGCGGTTACCTGATCAACGCTGAAGGTGAGCGTTTCATGGAGCGTTACGCTCCGAACGCAAAAGACCTGGCGGGCCGTGACGTTGTCGCCCGAGCGATGGTTGTAGAGATTCTGGAAGGCCGTGGTTGTGGCCCGGACAAGGATCACGTTCTACTGAAGCTGGATCATCTGGGTGAAGAAACCCTGAACCTGCGTCTGCCTGGCATCTGTGAGCTTTCCCGTACGTTTGCCCACGTTGATCCGGTCAAAGAGCCAGTTCCGGTTGTTCCGACCTGTCACTATATGATGGGCGGCGTTCCGACCAACGTTGGCGGTCAGGCCCTGACTCAGGATGAAAATGGCAACGATAAGCCGATTCCGGGTCTGTTTGCCTGCGGTGAAGCAGCCTGTGTGTCTGTTCACGGTGCCAACCGGCTTGGTGGTAATTCCCTTCTCGACCTGGTGGTATTTGGTCGTGCGGCTGGCCTTCACATCGAAGAGCAGCTTCGTGGCGGTTTCGAAGTTGACGGTGCCAGTGAGGAAGATATCAAGCGTGCCATGGCGCGTCTTGATCGTCTGGACGGCGCTTCCGAGGGTGAAAGCGTTGCTGAAGTTCGTAAAGACCTTCAGAATTGCATGCAGCTCTACTTCGGTGTTTTCCGTGACGGTAAGAGCATGGAAGAGGGCCTGAAGAAGCTGGAAGCAATCGGTGAGCGTGTTCGCAACACCAAGCTTGCTGACACGAGCAGTGCGTTTAACACTGCGCGCATTGAAGCTCTGGAGCTGGACAACCTCTATGAGGTTGCGCTGGCGACTGCGATTGCAGCTTTCGAGCGTAAAGAGAGCCGTGGCGCTCATGCCCGTAACGATTTCACCGAGCGTGATGACGAAAACTGGCTGAAGCACTCTCTTTATTTCCCGCTGGACAAGCGTATCGGCAAGCGCGATGTAAACTTCGCGCCGAAGACGGTCGACACGTTCCAGCCGAAGATTCGGACATACTAA
- the sdhD gene encoding succinate dehydrogenase, hydrophobic membrane anchor protein, producing the protein MVNSVTNLGRSGVFDWLIQRVTAYVLALYTIFLLGFMLTTDVNYEAWSALFDQTWFRIFTLMALLSIGAHAWVGLWTVTTDYIKAMGPRFFVQAACGLTMFVYVVWGIQILWGL; encoded by the coding sequence ATGGTAAACAGCGTCACGAACCTGGGTCGCAGTGGAGTTTTTGACTGGTTGATCCAGCGGGTAACGGCTTACGTACTTGCTTTGTATACTATTTTCCTGCTCGGTTTCATGTTGACCACTGATGTCAATTATGAGGCATGGTCTGCGTTGTTTGACCAAACCTGGTTCCGTATTTTCACCCTGATGGCGCTTCTTTCGATTGGCGCGCACGCTTGGGTGGGTCTCTGGACGGTAACTACTGATTACATCAAGGCCATGGGTCCCAGGTTCTTTGTGCAGGCAGCTTGCGGTCTGACCATGTTCGTTTACGTGGTCTGGGGTATTCAGATTCTTTGGGGGCTTTAA
- the sdhC gene encoding succinate dehydrogenase, cytochrome b556 subunit translates to MNSKRPVNLDLGKFHFPLPAITSILHRVSGIIIFIGVAFMLYGLQLSLSGEEGFSRVSELLDSFLAKLIIWGILSALLYHLVAGIKHLLMDMGIGEELESGRLAAKITIVVSVILIVLAGVWVW, encoded by the coding sequence GTGAATAGCAAACGACCAGTAAATCTCGATCTCGGCAAGTTTCATTTTCCGCTGCCAGCCATTACGTCCATATTGCATCGTGTTAGCGGCATCATCATCTTCATTGGTGTTGCCTTCATGCTTTACGGGCTTCAGCTTTCCCTGTCGGGGGAAGAAGGCTTCAGTCGTGTGAGTGAACTGCTGGACAGCTTCCTTGCCAAGCTGATTATCTGGGGCATCTTGTCTGCTCTGCTGTACCACCTGGTTGCAGGTATCAAGCACCTGCTCATGGATATGGGCATTGGGGAAGAGCTTGAGAGCGGCCGTCTCGCCGCGAAGATCACGATTGTGGTTTCCGTCATTCTCATCGTTCTGGCAGGAGTCTGGGTATGGTAA
- the gltA gene encoding citrate synthase produces the protein MTDRKATLSVGDKSIELPVYSGTVGPDVIDVRGLVQEGVFTYDPGFVSTAACESAITYIDGANGVLLHRGYPIEQLAEHSDYLEVCYLLLKGELPTKEENKRFHDTIKNHTMLHDQMRNFFQGFRRDAHPMAIMCGVVGALSAFYHDQMDVTDEHQRDITAHRLIAKMPTIAAWCYKYSIGQPFVYPRNDLSHSENFLQMMFGVPCEEYKPNPVLAKAMDKIFILHADHEQNASTSTVRLAGSTGANPYACIASGIAALWGPAHGGANEAVLDMLAEIGDESNIEKFIAKAKDKDDPFRLMGFGHRVYKNFDPRAKVMAETAHEVLTELGLENDPLLKIAQRLEKIALEDEYFVKRKLYPNVDFYSGLILKAIGIPTSMFTVIFALSRTIGWFSHWNEMVSGDYRIGRPRQLYTGPESRDYPEK, from the coding sequence ATGACCGACAGGAAAGCCACGCTCTCGGTGGGTGATAAGTCCATTGAGTTACCGGTTTATTCCGGCACCGTCGGCCCTGACGTTATCGACGTACGAGGCCTAGTTCAGGAAGGCGTCTTCACTTACGATCCGGGATTCGTATCCACCGCAGCCTGCGAATCGGCCATCACCTATATTGACGGTGCAAACGGCGTTCTTCTGCATCGCGGCTACCCTATTGAACAGCTTGCCGAACACTCGGATTATCTGGAAGTCTGCTATCTCCTCCTGAAAGGCGAGTTGCCGACCAAGGAAGAAAACAAGCGCTTCCACGACACAATCAAAAACCACACCATGCTGCACGACCAGATGCGCAACTTCTTCCAGGGGTTCCGCCGAGATGCTCACCCCATGGCCATCATGTGTGGTGTTGTGGGCGCTCTGTCTGCCTTCTACCACGACCAGATGGACGTGACCGATGAGCATCAGCGCGATATTACCGCGCACCGCCTGATCGCCAAGATGCCCACCATTGCCGCCTGGTGCTACAAGTACAGCATTGGCCAGCCGTTCGTGTACCCTCGGAACGACCTCTCCCATTCAGAAAACTTCCTGCAGATGATGTTTGGAGTTCCGTGCGAAGAGTATAAACCGAACCCGGTTCTGGCGAAGGCAATGGACAAGATTTTCATTCTGCACGCAGATCACGAGCAGAATGCGTCCACCTCGACAGTGCGCCTGGCCGGCTCCACCGGGGCTAACCCATACGCATGTATCGCGTCCGGTATTGCTGCGCTCTGGGGACCTGCACACGGTGGTGCGAACGAGGCGGTTCTGGATATGCTGGCTGAAATCGGCGACGAGTCCAACATTGAGAAATTCATCGCCAAAGCCAAAGACAAAGATGACCCGTTCCGCCTGATGGGCTTTGGTCATCGCGTCTACAAGAACTTCGATCCGCGCGCCAAAGTGATGGCCGAGACCGCACACGAAGTTTTGACCGAGCTGGGCCTGGAAAACGATCCATTGCTCAAAATCGCACAGCGTCTGGAAAAGATCGCCCTCGAAGACGAGTACTTCGTAAAGCGCAAGCTTTACCCGAACGTGGATTTCTACTCCGGCCTGATCCTGAAGGCCATCGGTATCCCGACCTCCATGTTCACCGTTATTTTCGCGCTGTCGCGGACTATCGGCTGGTTCTCGCACTGGAACGAGATGGTCAGCGGCGACTACCGCATCGGTCGTCCACGCCAGCTATACACTGGCCCGGAGTCCCGGGACTATCCCGAAAAATAA
- a CDS encoding NAD(P)-dependent oxidoreductase, giving the protein MTTAAFIGLGVMGYPMAGHLAGAGLTVRVWNRTTAKSEQWAKKYSGTVCATIAEAVKGADIVLTCVGADTDLKAVYEGDEGILANAAKDAVLVDHTTASAGIAEYLAESARRNGMGFVDAPVSGGQQGAENGKLTIMCGGSEEAYAKAQPVMEHYARALNLMGPAGSGQKTKMVNQIAIAGLVQGLSEALHFAEQAELDVAKVVDVISKGAAQSWQMENRSGTMIAGEFEHGFAVDWMRKDLGICLEEARKVNASLPVTALVDQFYADVQSMGGKRWDTSSLIQRLRKFR; this is encoded by the coding sequence ATGACTACAGCAGCATTTATTGGATTGGGCGTAATGGGGTATCCAATGGCCGGCCATCTCGCTGGGGCCGGACTCACGGTCAGAGTCTGGAACCGGACTACCGCCAAATCAGAGCAGTGGGCGAAAAAATATTCCGGGACCGTCTGCGCCACTATTGCTGAAGCTGTGAAAGGTGCAGATATCGTCCTGACCTGTGTAGGCGCTGACACGGACCTGAAGGCGGTCTACGAAGGCGACGAAGGCATTCTAGCCAACGCCGCTAAAGACGCCGTTCTGGTCGACCACACCACAGCGTCCGCAGGCATTGCCGAGTATCTCGCTGAATCCGCCCGCCGCAACGGGATGGGTTTTGTCGATGCGCCGGTCTCCGGGGGCCAGCAGGGTGCTGAGAACGGCAAACTGACCATCATGTGCGGAGGCTCCGAAGAAGCCTATGCGAAAGCCCAGCCTGTCATGGAGCACTATGCCCGCGCCCTAAACCTCATGGGGCCTGCCGGTAGCGGCCAGAAAACCAAAATGGTCAACCAGATTGCCATTGCAGGGCTGGTACAGGGTCTGTCGGAGGCGCTTCATTTTGCCGAACAGGCGGAACTGGATGTCGCAAAAGTGGTGGATGTCATTTCCAAAGGCGCAGCGCAATCCTGGCAGATGGAAAACCGCTCCGGCACCATGATTGCCGGGGAGTTTGAACACGGCTTTGCGGTCGACTGGATGCGGAAAGATCTTGGGATTTGTCTTGAGGAGGCGCGCAAGGTCAATGCCTCGCTGCCCGTGACGGCCCTGGTGGATCAGTTCTATGCAGACGTGCAGTCGATGGGCGGAAAACGCTGGGATACTTCGTCTCTGATACAGCGGCTCAGGAAATTCCGGTAA
- the topA gene encoding type I DNA topoisomerase, producing the protein MGKSLVIVESPAKAKTINKYLGSDFIVKSSVGHIRDLPVSGSGSQTDPKERARQAALTRKMSPDEKAVHKKRKSREQLVARMGVDPDQNWDARYEILPGKEKVVSELKRLAKSADHIYLATDLDREGEAIAWHLQQTIGGEPDKYRRVVFNEITKRAIQEAFKDPGNLDNNRVNAQQARRFLDRVVGYMVSPLLWAKLARGLSAGRVQSVAVRLIVEREREIRKFIPEEFWQLHADLASKQAEQPVRFEVTRYDDKPYRPVNEKQSTEHVDRLKAGTFRVSKREDKPTKSRPSAPFITSTLQQAASNRMGFSVKKTMMLAQRLYEAGFITYMRTDSTNLSQDAVASCREFIKKQFGDRYLPEKPRVYGSKEGAQEAHEAIRPTEVGRRPEDISGLEKDAEKLYDLIWRQFMACQMSDAEFLSTSIVVANSDYELRTRGRIIKFEGFLKAAPQAAKKDEDVALPDIQVDEILALKKLDPSQHFTKPAPRYTEASLVKELEKQGIGRPSTYASIISTIQDRGYVRLQNRRFYAEKMGEIVTERLSESFPNLMDFDFTAKMEDELDEIAEGDVQWKTVLNDFYGKFRQQLETAESTDEGGMRANTPTETDIPCPSCGRNMQIRVASTGVFLGCSGYSLPPKERCKTTVNLVSGDEVVSADDDVEGEGETRLLRKKRRCSKCGTAMDSYLIDETRKLHVCGNNPDCSGYEVEKGTFRIKGYDGPTLECDKCGSEMQLKTGRFGKYFGCTNAECKNTRKLLKSGEPAPPKMDPVPMPELQCQKVDDTYVLRDGASGLFLAASKFPKNRETRPPLVKEIKPHRKEIDPKHDYLMDAPETDPEGNPTVIRYSRKSKEQYVMSEKDGKATGWSAWYVNGKWQPQDKKK; encoded by the coding sequence ATGGGTAAAAGTCTCGTAATTGTCGAGTCACCAGCGAAAGCGAAGACCATCAACAAATACCTGGGCTCTGACTTCATCGTGAAGTCTAGTGTCGGGCACATCCGTGATCTTCCCGTGAGTGGCAGTGGGTCCCAGACAGATCCGAAGGAGCGTGCCAGGCAAGCCGCGCTCACTCGCAAGATGAGCCCTGACGAGAAAGCGGTCCATAAAAAGCGTAAATCCCGGGAGCAGTTGGTGGCCCGCATGGGGGTAGACCCGGATCAAAACTGGGATGCCCGCTACGAGATCCTTCCGGGCAAGGAAAAAGTAGTCAGCGAGCTCAAACGTCTGGCTAAATCGGCTGATCATATCTATCTCGCGACGGATTTGGATCGCGAGGGGGAAGCGATTGCCTGGCACCTTCAGCAGACCATTGGCGGCGAGCCTGACAAATATCGCCGGGTCGTGTTCAACGAGATAACCAAGCGTGCCATCCAGGAGGCCTTCAAGGATCCGGGTAACCTCGACAACAACCGCGTCAATGCGCAGCAGGCCCGGCGTTTTCTGGACCGTGTAGTCGGTTACATGGTGTCACCGCTGTTATGGGCAAAACTGGCTCGTGGTCTGTCCGCTGGCCGCGTTCAATCCGTCGCAGTGCGTCTGATCGTCGAACGTGAGCGGGAGATCCGGAAATTTATTCCGGAGGAGTTCTGGCAACTGCATGCAGATCTTGCCTCCAAGCAGGCCGAACAGCCTGTCCGGTTCGAGGTGACGCGGTACGATGACAAACCCTACCGGCCGGTTAATGAAAAGCAGAGCACGGAGCACGTAGATCGCCTCAAGGCCGGCACGTTTCGAGTATCAAAGCGGGAAGACAAGCCGACAAAGTCCCGTCCGTCTGCACCTTTTATTACCTCTACGCTGCAACAGGCTGCGAGTAACCGGATGGGCTTTAGCGTCAAGAAGACCATGATGCTGGCTCAGCGTCTCTATGAGGCGGGTTTCATTACCTACATGCGTACGGACTCTACCAACCTGAGTCAGGATGCTGTCGCCAGCTGCCGTGAGTTTATCAAGAAGCAGTTCGGTGATCGCTACTTGCCCGAAAAGCCGCGAGTGTATGGCAGCAAGGAAGGGGCACAGGAGGCCCACGAGGCAATTCGTCCGACGGAAGTTGGCCGGCGTCCAGAAGATATTAGCGGCCTGGAGAAGGACGCGGAGAAGCTCTACGATCTGATCTGGCGGCAATTTATGGCCTGCCAGATGTCCGATGCCGAGTTCCTGAGCACATCCATCGTGGTTGCGAACAGCGACTATGAATTGCGTACCCGCGGCCGCATCATCAAATTCGAAGGTTTCCTCAAGGCGGCGCCCCAGGCCGCCAAGAAAGATGAAGACGTGGCACTGCCCGATATTCAGGTTGATGAAATCCTGGCTCTGAAGAAGCTGGATCCGAGCCAGCACTTCACCAAGCCGGCGCCCCGTTACACGGAAGCCAGTCTCGTTAAGGAACTTGAGAAACAGGGTATCGGGCGGCCATCCACCTACGCTTCCATTATTTCCACCATTCAGGATCGCGGGTACGTGCGACTGCAGAACCGTCGCTTCTACGCCGAAAAAATGGGCGAAATTGTCACCGAGCGGTTATCCGAATCCTTCCCGAATCTGATGGATTTCGATTTTACCGCCAAGATGGAAGACGAGCTGGACGAGATCGCTGAGGGTGACGTGCAATGGAAGACGGTCCTTAACGACTTCTACGGTAAGTTTCGTCAGCAGCTGGAAACCGCGGAAAGCACCGATGAAGGTGGCATGAGGGCAAACACGCCCACCGAGACCGATATTCCTTGCCCGAGCTGTGGTCGTAACATGCAGATTCGTGTTGCGAGCACAGGAGTATTTTTGGGTTGTTCGGGTTATTCGTTGCCACCCAAGGAGCGCTGCAAGACAACGGTCAACCTTGTTTCCGGTGATGAAGTGGTCAGCGCGGATGATGACGTGGAAGGTGAGGGTGAAACGCGGCTGCTGCGGAAAAAGCGCCGTTGTTCAAAGTGCGGTACGGCCATGGACAGTTATCTGATCGATGAGACCCGGAAGCTGCATGTGTGCGGAAATAACCCTGACTGCTCGGGCTATGAGGTAGAGAAGGGCACATTCCGGATCAAGGGATATGACGGGCCTACGCTTGAATGCGACAAGTGTGGCTCTGAGATGCAGCTCAAAACCGGACGTTTTGGCAAGTACTTTGGTTGCACCAATGCGGAATGCAAAAATACCCGTAAGTTGCTGAAAAGCGGTGAGCCAGCGCCACCCAAAATGGATCCGGTTCCAATGCCGGAACTGCAGTGCCAAAAAGTGGATGACACGTACGTTCTCCGTGACGGCGCGTCAGGTCTGTTTCTGGCGGCCAGTAAGTTCCCCAAGAACCGGGAGACCCGGCCACCACTGGTGAAAGAGATCAAGCCCCACCGGAAGGAAATCGATCCTAAACACGACTACTTGATGGATGCTCCGGAGACCGATCCCGAAGGGAATCCTACGGTTATTCGCTATAGCCGGAAGTCCAAGGAGCAGTACGTGATGTCTGAAAAGGATGGCAAGGCAACCGGTTGGTCGGCCTGGTACGTGAACGGGAAATGGCAGCCGCAGGATAAGAAGAAGTAA